The genomic stretch TCAAGGCGCCTCACGGCCAGCGGGTACTCGGCGCGCACGTAGATGTAACCGTGGTTGGCCCCCACCGCGTAGGCGGCGATGGCCATCCCCTCGAGGACGCTGTGGGGATCCCCTTCGAGCACGGCCCGGTCCATGAACGCCCCTGGATCGCCCTCGTCGGCGTTGCAGATCACGTACTTCGGGGTCCCCAGGGCCAGGCGCACCGCCTCCCATTTGGCCCCGGTGGGGAACCCGGCTCCGCCCCGGCCGCGCAGCCCGGACCGCTTGACCTCGGCGATGACTTGCTCCGGCGTCATCTGGGTCAGGGCCCGGCCGAGGGCCTCGTAGCCGCCGACGGCGATGTACTCCTCGATCTTCTCCGGGTCGATGACCCCGGAGTTGACGAGCACCAGCTTCTTCTGGCGGGCGAAGAACGGGATCTCCCGGGGGGGAGGAGCCCCTTCCGTCCACAGGAGCCGCCGGACCGGCCGTCCTTTCAGGAAGTGCTCGACCACGATCTCCGCGGCGTCCTCGGGACGGACCCGGACGTAGAAGGTGCCCTCCGGGTACACGAGGAGCACCGGCCCCAGCTCGCACGGCCCCATGCATCCCGTCTCCACCAGCTGGACCTCGCTCGCCAGGTCGTGATCGGCCAGGGCCTGGAGCAGGGCCTGCTTCACGTGGAGGCTTCCCGAGGATTGGCAAGCGGTGCCCGAGCAAATCAGGACTTCAAGGCGTCTCACGCCCCCTCCTCCCGGCCGAGGTAGGCCCGCAGCCGCCCCAGAAGCGCCTCCGCCGCCCGGCGCGTGCGCGGGGACAGCCCCTCGCCGAAGGCGAGGTCGCGGGCGGGGACGGTGACCAGCCACGCCTCCGGGGCCCGGCCGAACAGATGCTCCGCCCAGGCGAGGAGGCCCGGTGGGGTGAAGGTGTGGGTGAGCGCGGGCCGGTGCCCGGGGTGGACGGGTTCCCAGCGCACTGGGCCGGACCCGATCCGGGCGTCCACGAAGATCACGAGGTCCGCCACCGCCACCTGGGGAATGAGCTCCGGCACGAGCTCCTGCGTCCCCAGCACCTTCAGCCCCTCGACCCCCTGGAGGCGGCTGGCCACCCACAGCCCGACCCCGTCATCCCGACGGAGGGGATGGCCGAGCCCAATCACGAGGATCATGCGTCCCGCGTCCTTTCGTCCAAGACCTCGCCGGTCGGCCCCAAGAGGACCACCCTGAGCGGCATCCGCCCCACGGCGTGGACCGAGCAGGACAGGCACGGGTCATAGGCACGGATCCCCCCCTCCAGGCGGTTGAGGAGCCCCTCGTTCACCTTGCGTCCGGTCAGGTACTTCGCGGCGATCTGGGCCACCGTCCGGTTCATGGCCAGGTTGTTGTGCCCGGTGGACACGATCAGGTTGACCTGCTGGATGACCCCGTGCTCGTCCACCCGGTAGTGGTGGAACAGGGTCCCCCGCGGGGCCTCGTGCACCCCCACCCCCTCGAGCTCGTTGATCCCCGCTTCGGCCCGCACCCGAGGCGAGAGCACCTCCGGATCCTCAAGGAGCCTCGCCACCTGCTCCACCGCGGCGAGGATTTCGATCAGGCGGGCGTAGTGGTAATGGAACGACGAGGTCACTGCCTTCCCGTCGGCCTGGGCCCGAAATCTGGCGAGGGCCTCATCGGCGAGGGGCGTCCCCATGCGATCGCAGCAGTTGAGCCGGCTCAAGGGCCCCACGCGGTACAGCCCTTCCGGATACCCAGCATCTTGGAAGTACGGGAACTTGAGGTAGGACCAGCCCTCCACCGCCTCCCCGATGTACTCGGGGTAGCGCGCCGGATCGAGGCCGTCGGCGACGACTCGGCGGTCCGCATCCACGAACCGGATCCGCCCCGCATAGTGCTCCCATGTCCCGTCCTCGGCCACCAGGGCCATGAACAGGCTGGGAAAGTTCCCGAACGTCTCGATCTCTTCACCCCACTCGGGGAGGCGCGCCTCGTACAGGGCGAGGGCGTCCTGGGCGATGCGCCGGGCCTCGGGGAGCTTGGCCGCCAGCCGGTCGCGGGCCTCGGGGGACAGGGGCTGGCGCACCCCACCGGGCACCGCCCATGCCGGATGGACGCGCTTCTCCCCCAATGCCGCGATGATCTCTTGCCCGAACGCGCGCAGGCGGATCCCGTCCAGCGCGAGCTGGGGATGGGCCTGGGCCAGGCCAAACACGTTGCGCGCCGTAGGGTCGGCGTCCCACCCCAGCAGGAGGTCTGGGGAGGAAAGGTGGAAGAACGACAGGGCGTGGGATTGGATGAACTGGCCCAGGTTCATCAGGCGCCGGAGCACCTCCGCCGGGCGCGGCGGGCGCACGGCGAGGATGGCGTCCCCGGCCTTGGCCGAGCACAGGAGATGGGACGCCGGGCAGATCCCGCAGATGCGGGCGGTGACCCCCGGCATCTCCCATACCGTGCGGCCCTGGCAGAACCGTTCGAACCCCCGGACCTCGGTGACGTGGAACTTGGCCGCGGCCACCTTCCCGCCCCGGTCGAGGCGGAGGGTGATCAGCCCGTGGCCCTCGATCCTGGTTACCGGTACCTTGATTTCCTTCACCGTCACCCCCTTCACCCGAAACGGAGGTCCTGCGGGGCGAGCTCGGGTTCTTTCCCGGCGAGGAGCTGGCGCAGGAACTTCCAAATCCGGTCCGGGGGCGGGGGGCAGCCGGGGAGGAAATGGTCCACCCGGACCACCGCATGCAGCGGCAGGGCCTGGGGAAGGAGCTGGGGGACCTCGCCCTCCTCCAGGCCAGGGATGCTGCCGTCCCCGTACACCGCATGCAGGACCTCCCCCCGCGGGATCGGGTTGCGCAAGGACGGAACGTTCCCGGTGACCGCGCAGTCCCCGAACGCCACGAGGAGCCTCGTCTTCCTGCGGATCTCCGCAAGGAGATGGAGGTGTTCGCTCGTGCCCACCGCCCCTTCGATCAGGGTCACGTCGACAGAGTCGGGGAACTCTTTGATGTCCACGATCGGCGAATAGACGAGTTCCGCCTTGCCCGCGAATTCCAAGAGCCGCTCGTCCAGGTCCAAAAACGACATGTGGCACCCGGAACAGCCGGAGAACCACGCCGTGGCCACCCTAACCTTGGGCACGCGGCCTCCTTTCCGTCAGGGCGGCCACGATCGCCGGGCGCTTCTCCTGCTCGCCCGTGGCCCGCCCCTTCTCAAACAGCGCCCCGGTGGGGCAAGCCTGGACGCATTTTCCGCAGCCGGTGCACGTCTTGGAGTCCCCCCACGGGTCGCCGAGGTCGGCGGCCACCAGGGTGAAGATGCCCCGCCCGGCGAACCCCCACGTCATCGCCCCTTCCACCTCGGAGCAGGCCCGCACGCAACGGCCGCACAGGATGCACCGGTTGTGGTCGATGCCGAACTTGGCGTGGCTCGCGTCCAGGGGCAAGGGCGGGAACCGGTACGGGAAGCGCACGTGGTCCATCCCGAGCTCCGCGGCGAGATCTTGGAGCTCACAATGCCCGTTTGCGACACAGAAGGCGCAGATGTGGTTGCGCTCGGCGAACAGGAGCTCGAGGATCGTGCGCCGGAGCTCCCGCAGGCGGTCGGAATTGGCCACCACGTCCAATCCCTCTTGAACGGGGGTCGCGCAGGCCGGGACGAGCTTTCCGTTCCAGTTCCTGATCTCCACCAGGCACAGCCGGCATGCCCCTACCGGGGAGAGGCCCGGAAGGTGGCACAGGGTGGGGATGCGGATCCCGGCAGCCTTGGCCGCGTCGAGGATGGTCTGGCCGGGCTCGGCCTGTACGGGTATGTCATCGATGCGCAGGGCGATCACCGCGTCACCTCCCGCATCTCCACCACGTGGTCCTCAAGCGGGCGACCGTTGACCGCGTGTTCGACCACGATCCGCCGAGCCGTGGCCTCGTCCACCTCGCCGTAGATCGTGATCCTGTCCGGCTCATGGACCTCGACGATCGGCTCCTGGGCGCTCAACCCCTTCTCCCCGGTCTGGGTGACCACCACGTCCCGGAGGTTGCGGCGGGAGACCTCGTCCAGGATCGCCCGTAGCACCTGGCGGGCCCCAGCGGCGATGCCCGAGGTGCCCATCCCGACCACGATCTTCACCCGGGCCGCCCCACCCCGGAGCCGCAACTCCGCCTCCGCCCGCTCGCGGATCTTGCGTAGGTCCTCAAGCTTCATCGCTCCTCCTTCAGCCCCACGCGGCCCATGCCCTCCCGCAGAGAGCGCTCCAAAAATAAAAGCACGTCGGGGTGGGTCAAGGGCACGTCCCCGATGCGCTCACGGACCTCGCGGGTAGACAGCCGCCACGTCTCCCGATCATCGCTGAGCTCGACGCGGAACTCAACCCCTGGGCTCGCTGCGATCAGCGGCACGAGGGTTCCCACGAGGTCCCCCAGGGGCGGCCGGTCAGGGTGGTCCCAGGGGAGGCGCGCCGCGACCCGCGTCCCCTGTCCTGGGCTGGACTCCACCCGGCACTCCCCGCCCACCTCCTCCGCCGTCTGGACGAGGAGAGGGAGGCCAAGGCCGATCTTGGCCCGGGGCTTGGTGGTGTAAAACGGGTCGCACACCTTTCCGAGCTCGCCTTCGGGGATGCCGGCCCCGTCGTCGGCCACCTCGAGGACGAGGTCACCGCCGCGGCGGCGCAGCCCGACCTCGATGCGCCGGGCCTCGGCCCGGAGCGAGTTCGCGAGGAGATCGGCGATGTGCATCGCCAGGTCCTCGATCATCCCCCATCCTTTCCGACCTCGCGGAGGATCCGCTTCACCCGCTTCGGGTCAAGCCGCCCGTACACCTCCCCGTCCACCATCATCACCGGGGCCAGGCCACACGCCCCGAGGCACCGCACCCCCTCCAGGGTGAACCGCCCATCGGCCGAGGTGCCACCGAGGTCGACGCCCAGCTCCTCCCGAATGGCCTTGAGGACGCGTTCCGCGCCCCGCACGTGGCACGCCGTCCCCAGACACAGGCGCACCGTGTGCCGGCCCACCGGGGCGGTGCGGAAGAAGTGGTAGAACGAGACGACCCCGGTCACCTGGGAGGGGGGAACGCCCAACGTCTCCGCCAACGCGGCCTGCGCCGCCTTAGGGATGTGCCCGAGCTCGCTCTGCACCCGATGCAGGGCCTGGATGAGCTCGGAAGGCTTCCTCGCGTACGGCTTCACCAGTTCAACGACCCGCGCTTTGATCTCCACCGTCAGCAGTCCTCCTTCGCTTCCGGACCGGGCCGGACCGCCCGGGCCCCCTCCCTTTGAAGGGCGGCCCGCAGCTCTTCCAGCGAGGGCTCGGCGAGGAGGAGCTCGGTCCAGGTTCGGCCGATCTCCTCCGGCATGTGGGCGTCGGACGCCCGAAAGATCGGGCGCCCGCGGAGGGCAGGCCAGGCGGCCCACGCGGCGACGAGGGGGGTCCAGGGCGCGATCTCCACCGCCCACGGCCACTCCCCCTCCGGGAACAGGCCGAGCACGGCGAGGAGGCCACCGGGGATGCGGTCCACATGCGCCGGGATGGCCAGGCCGCCCACCGACTCCACCCGGCGCACCACCTCGGCGAGGGGCAACGCCACCGGGGCGAGGAGAAGGCGGGGGACCTGGCGCACGATCTCGTCCTCCGCGTTCACCACCAATTGGTCTCCAAAGAGGTCAGGCCGACAGGAGATGTCAGGAAGGTACTGGTACAATTCCTCCTGGAGGAGGATACAGCTCTCCTCGTCGGCGAAGTACGCCAGGATCTCGACTTCTTCCTCGGTCTGGATCTCCATGCCCATCAGCACAGCCGGAGCGCCACCGGCGAGGCGCCGCACGTACCGCCCGTTCTCGCCGGCATTGTGGTCGCAGACGGCGATGAGATCAAGTCCGGCCCGGCGGGCCTCGGCCACGATGCGGCGCGGGGACATCGCGAGGGAGGCGCAGGGGGACAGGACGGAGTGGATGTGGAGATCAGCCCGGAACCACCTCATGGGTGGAGGAGCCGATGGAGCCTCCCGGCGACCTCGAACGCGTCCTCGGAGGTCAAGAACAGATTTATCTTCTCGTCTGCCGCGCGGGAGATCACGTCCGGCCCCGGCGCAAGGCCGCGCACGCAGATGACCCCGCTCAGTTCCCGGAGCTTCGCCACCGCCACCACGTTCAGGTGCCGCTGGTGGGTGATCCACAGGTCCCCGGCCTTGGCATGGGCGAGGACGTCGGACAGGAGGTCCGAGCAGTACCCGCCGCGCACCTCCCGGGCGAGGTCGGCAGCCGCCAACGCCTCAAGCCCGAGCTTCTCCGCGATCGCCTGTACCGTCATGTGCCCCCCTTAGAATGGTGGATCGGATGACCGTGCCCTCCCCGACCCGGGAGTGGATCTCGAACCGGTCGGAGTTCTGCTCCATGTTGGGGATGCCCAGCCCGGAGCCAAAACCCAGCTCGCGGGCCCAATCCGGGGCGGTGGAGTACCCGGGTTGCCGAGCGAGGTCGATGTCGGCGATCCCTGGGCCCCGGTCGGAGAACAGGAGCTCCACCCGATCCTCGCGCACGATGAGGATGATTCGCCCCCCCTGGGAGAACAGGACCATGTTCATCTCCCCCTCGAAGCACACGATGCCGGCCCGGTTGACCACGTCCGGCTCCACCCCCAGCTCCCGGAGCGTCCGGCGGACTGCGGTGGACACGGACCCCGCCCCCTCCAGGTCCCCCGCGGCCACGAGGAAGATCCGCTTATGGATGGGCGGGATTGGGGGGGACATGGTCCATGGGCAGGCCCTTGCGCTTCGCCGGGAGGATCCCATGCTGGTAGAGGATCCCGCAGGTCTCGTACATGATCTTCTCCGTGACCAGGAGGGGGACGCCGGCACCGGCGGCGTACTCCACCGTGGCCGGAGTGGGCAGCTTCCCCCGCACGAACAGGATCGCCCCCATGTTCATGACCTCCGCCACCCGCACCACCTGCGGGGTCACCGTGCCGGTGATGAGGAGCACCCCCTCCTCGCGGACCATGGCCAACACGTCCGACAGGAGATCGGCGGCGAACGCCCGGGTGACCTCGCGCTCCCCCTGGTCGGCCCCTGTCAGGAACCGCGCCCCGACGAGTTCGGCCAACGCTTGCAGCTTCACGGGCTCCTCCTCACGCCCCGAACTTGGGGCCGAGATCGCAGTAGCCAAGGAGTTGGGGCACCAGCCACCCGGAGAACCGTCCCAGGCCCCCCTCCCCGGCCGCCCGCTCCCCGAACGATCGGGTCCGGTCCGGACGGATCGCCGGTCCCACGAACAGCACGGGCACCGGGTCGGCGGTGTGCTCCCGAACCTGCGGAGGGGTGGTGTGGTCCCCGGAGAAACAGGTGTGCGTCTCGGAAAGAGAAACGCCGTCCAGCAGTTCCCCGAAGAACTCGCGGTCGATGCGTTCGATGAATTCCCGCTTCGCTTCGGCGTCCCCGTCGTGGGCGGCGTTGTCGGTGCCCTTGATGTGCACGAACACGAACTCGACCTGGGCCAGGGCCTGGGCGGCGGCGCGGGCCTTGGCCCGGAGGTCGGTCCTGAGGTCGCCGGTCGCCCCGGGGACGCTCAGCACCTCCAGGCCAGCCGCCCGGGCCACCCCCTTGTACAGGGCCCCCCCGGCGATGCAGACCCCGCGGATCCCGTACCCCTCGGTGATCGGCACAAGGTGGGGCATCACCGCCGCCCCCCGCAGGAGGAGGACGTTGGCCGGGGGCTGGCCTTGGCTCAGCCGGCGCCGGTTCACCGGGTGGTCCCGGAGCACGGCATGGGCGCGGTGGCTGAACGCGTTCAGGGCCTCCGCTGTCCGGCGGGCGGCCGGGTCATCGGTTTGGGCGTGGGCCTCGGCCACCGGGGCTCCCACTGCATGGGGGTCGGTGTCCGAGACCGCGGCCGAAAGGCCCTTCCCGCGCAGGACCAGCGCCCCCCGGTGTTCGGTGGACGCCTGGAAGAACGCCTCTACCCCGAGGTCGTCGAGGCGGACGGAGCTTAAGGCCTTCGCCAGCTCCGCCCCCTCGGAGAGCCGCCCGGCCCGCCGGTCTCGCACGACCAGGCCGTCCTTCGTCTCCTCCACGGTGGCGAAGTTGGCGCGGAAGCACACGTCCCCTGGCCGGACGTCCATCCCGATCCCCAGGGCCTCGAACGCCCCGCGGCCGGTATAGGCCTGATGCGGGTCATATCCGAAGATGGAAAGGTGGGCCGTGTCCGAGCCCGGCCGCACCCCGGGGGCGATGGGGTCCATGAGCCCCAGTGCCCCACGGGCGGCCAGCTCGTCCAGATTTGGAGTGGCCGCGCGCTCCAGGCACGTCGCCCCCCCGCAGTCGGTGGGCCGGCCGCCCAGCCCGTCCGCGATGATCAGAATT from Candidatus Acetothermia bacterium encodes the following:
- a CDS encoding hydrogenase maturation protease, whose protein sequence is MILVIGLGHPLRRDDGVGLWVASRLQGVEGLKVLGTQELVPELIPQVAVADLVIFVDARIGSGPVRWEPVHPGHRPALTHTFTPPGLLAWAEHLFGRAPEAWLVTVPARDLAFGEGLSPRTRRAAEALLGRLRAYLGREEGA
- a CDS encoding Ni/Fe hydrogenase subunit alpha, giving the protein MKEIKVPVTRIEGHGLITLRLDRGGKVAAAKFHVTEVRGFERFCQGRTVWEMPGVTARICGICPASHLLCSAKAGDAILAVRPPRPAEVLRRLMNLGQFIQSHALSFFHLSSPDLLLGWDADPTARNVFGLAQAHPQLALDGIRLRAFGQEIIAALGEKRVHPAWAVPGGVRQPLSPEARDRLAAKLPEARRIAQDALALYEARLPEWGEEIETFGNFPSLFMALVAEDGTWEHYAGRIRFVDADRRVVADGLDPARYPEYIGEAVEGWSYLKFPYFQDAGYPEGLYRVGPLSRLNCCDRMGTPLADEALARFRAQADGKAVTSSFHYHYARLIEILAAVEQVARLLEDPEVLSPRVRAEAGINELEGVGVHEAPRGTLFHHYRVDEHGVIQQVNLIVSTGHNNLAMNRTVAQIAAKYLTGRKVNEGLLNRLEGGIRAYDPCLSCSVHAVGRMPLRVVLLGPTGEVLDERTRDA
- a CDS encoding NADP oxidoreductase, which produces MPKVRVATAWFSGCSGCHMSFLDLDERLLEFAGKAELVYSPIVDIKEFPDSVDVTLIEGAVGTSEHLHLLAEIRRKTRLLVAFGDCAVTGNVPSLRNPIPRGEVLHAVYGDGSIPGLEEGEVPQLLPQALPLHAVVRVDHFLPGCPPPPDRIWKFLRQLLAGKEPELAPQDLRFG
- the hoxU gene encoding bidirectional hydrogenase complex protein HoxU gives rise to the protein MIALRIDDIPVQAEPGQTILDAAKAAGIRIPTLCHLPGLSPVGACRLCLVEIRNWNGKLVPACATPVQEGLDVVANSDRLRELRRTILELLFAERNHICAFCVANGHCELQDLAAELGMDHVRFPYRFPPLPLDASHAKFGIDHNRCILCGRCVRACSEVEGAMTWGFAGRGIFTLVAADLGDPWGDSKTCTGCGKCVQACPTGALFEKGRATGEQEKRPAIVAALTERRPRAQG
- a CDS encoding (2Fe-2S) ferredoxin domain-containing protein; translation: MKLEDLRKIRERAEAELRLRGGAARVKIVVGMGTSGIAAGARQVLRAILDEVSRRNLRDVVVTQTGEKGLSAQEPIVEVHEPDRITIYGEVDEATARRIVVEHAVNGRPLEDHVVEMREVTR
- a CDS encoding ATP-binding protein, whose product is MIEDLAMHIADLLANSLRAEARRIEVGLRRRGGDLVLEVADDGAGIPEGELGKVCDPFYTTKPRAKIGLGLPLLVQTAEEVGGECRVESSPGQGTRVAARLPWDHPDRPPLGDLVGTLVPLIAASPGVEFRVELSDDRETWRLSTREVRERIGDVPLTHPDVLLFLERSLREGMGRVGLKEER
- the nuoE gene encoding NADH-quinone oxidoreductase subunit NuoE, producing the protein MEIKARVVELVKPYARKPSELIQALHRVQSELGHIPKAAQAALAETLGVPPSQVTGVVSFYHFFRTAPVGRHTVRLCLGTACHVRGAERVLKAIREELGVDLGGTSADGRFTLEGVRCLGACGLAPVMMVDGEVYGRLDPKRVKRILREVGKDGG
- a CDS encoding PHP domain-containing protein → MRWFRADLHIHSVLSPCASLAMSPRRIVAEARRAGLDLIAVCDHNAGENGRYVRRLAGGAPAVLMGMEIQTEEEVEILAYFADEESCILLQEELYQYLPDISCRPDLFGDQLVVNAEDEIVRQVPRLLLAPVALPLAEVVRRVESVGGLAIPAHVDRIPGGLLAVLGLFPEGEWPWAVEIAPWTPLVAAWAAWPALRGRPIFRASDAHMPEEIGRTWTELLLAEPSLEELRAALQREGARAVRPGPEAKEDC
- a CDS encoding DRTGG domain-containing protein — its product is MTVQAIAEKLGLEALAAADLAREVRGGYCSDLLSDVLAHAKAGDLWITHQRHLNVVAVAKLRELSGVICVRGLAPGPDVISRAADEKINLFLTSEDAFEVAGRLHRLLHP
- a CDS encoding anti-sigma regulatory factor produces the protein MAAGDLEGAGSVSTAVRRTLRELGVEPDVVNRAGIVCFEGEMNMVLFSQGGRIILIVREDRVELLFSDRGPGIADIDLARQPGYSTAPDWARELGFGSGLGIPNMEQNSDRFEIHSRVGEGTVIRSTILRGAHDGTGDRGEARA
- a CDS encoding DRTGG domain-containing protein, producing the protein MKLQALAELVGARFLTGADQGEREVTRAFAADLLSDVLAMVREEGVLLITGTVTPQVVRVAEVMNMGAILFVRGKLPTPATVEYAAGAGVPLLVTEKIMYETCGILYQHGILPAKRKGLPMDHVPPNPAHP
- a CDS encoding 2,3-bisphosphoglycerate-independent phosphoglycerate mutase — its product is MKAILIIADGLGGRPTDCGGATCLERAATPNLDELAARGALGLMDPIAPGVRPGSDTAHLSIFGYDPHQAYTGRGAFEALGIGMDVRPGDVCFRANFATVEETKDGLVVRDRRAGRLSEGAELAKALSSVRLDDLGVEAFFQASTEHRGALVLRGKGLSAAVSDTDPHAVGAPVAEAHAQTDDPAARRTAEALNAFSHRAHAVLRDHPVNRRRLSQGQPPANVLLLRGAAVMPHLVPITEGYGIRGVCIAGGALYKGVARAAGLEVLSVPGATGDLRTDLRAKARAAAQALAQVEFVFVHIKGTDNAAHDGDAEAKREFIERIDREFFGELLDGVSLSETHTCFSGDHTTPPQVREHTADPVPVLFVGPAIRPDRTRSFGERAAGEGGLGRFSGWLVPQLLGYCDLGPKFGA